From the Penaeus monodon isolate SGIC_2016 chromosome 3, NSTDA_Pmon_1, whole genome shotgun sequence genome, the window ATACAACATGACACTGAAGGTGAGATGTAAAAGGTGGATTGATGTTGGTGAGACGTTATAGTGAATATGTGTGTCATCAATACGCTTTTTGTTTGATGTTCAAACATATAATAAATCtgcataattttatttgtattagaaCTGATATAAGTGATATTTTATGTTTCTCAGCACTAGTGTTAAAACTTTCCCGATATTGTAGGCAATTATACTCTCCGCTCTTGTGGCCGTTGCCCTCTCCCGCCCTGAAAACACACCATCCTATAGCTATGGTGTCACAACGCCGTCCTATGGATATGGTGCAACAACGCCCCCTTCAGCACCCgctaagtacgacttcaactacgccgtCAACGACCCACCATCTGGCAACGACTTCGGCCATCAGGAGGCCCGAGATGGCCCCAACACTCAGGGTTCCTACTACGTCCTACTTCCTGACGGTCGTCTTCAAAGGGTCACCTATACTGTTAACGGTAACTCCGGTTACGTGGCCGATGTCACTTACGAGGGTGATGCTACACCACGCCCCTATACACCCGCTCCCCAGTATGCTTAGAGATTATTTCGCTGTATTAATAGTGTCCCTAAGTTATgtataaataagttaataaactAGCATATGCATAGAGTCgttttataacataatatgaaCTACATTGAGCATAAAGGcatttttgtatctatatgtctGACTATTTTAAccctattttattactttttactattctcatcatcattatagctatCAGTATAGAAttaagatttatataattatagtgtatAGTATTCATCCACACATCAAATACCATCTATGATTATTGTTGACAAACTCGGAAAACATTTCATATTGTTCAATACTTTTTCTTGCGGGATTAACGATTATCATAATGTGACAGCAACAATGAATCCTGATTCCTGTCATTGCTAGaaatgagagatgaaagagaCTCAGGAACAAGCTTTCATAGCCAACTTTCCAAAGCTAAAAGACTGATAAAAATATCCATGAGTGACAGAGAGTGAAGTAAAGTGAACCAAAAAGAATGAGCAAGCCTGTGTAACTGGGCAATGGGAGTATTCAGTAGCGACAGTATATAGTATTTCCGTAAATATTTGTTTGATACTTTGTTTTTTACTTACCAAGTCAATGCAGTAATCAAAGGTTTAGATTTGGTTGTCAAACAGATGGAAATAATTGTTCTAatcgaaagtaaataaaaataaaatgtatgactTTAGCGAGGGGGAAAAGGTctggaatatatgtataacaatatttcCTAAATATTCATTTccatatttactttttctctctctcttatcatataGCTGACAGTGCTTTAACTGTAATTCTcagaaatattaatataagtagtgataatcattgataatagtattaatagcaaatacagtcagtaataatgatgagagtaatatagtgataatatcagtAGCTAATACAGTCAGTGGTAAGGATGATggtaatatgatattaatgacaatatggACAACTTCAAACTAGGCTGTCTCTAAGCCCGATGATCCATGCAGCCCAAGAATAAGTAAACATTGTCATCTGTCCATTCCa encodes:
- the LOC119587295 gene encoding cuticle protein-like, translated to MLASALPQYNVVIVIHSNIILVNSYASSAKYDFNYAVNDPPSGNEFGRQEARDGPNTQGSYNVLLLDGRLLHGYETILTSLNIPPPSYNMTLKAIILSALVAVALSRPENTPSYSYGVTTPSYGYGATTPPSAPAKYDFNYAVNDPPSGNDFGHQEARDGPNTQGSYYVLLPDGRLQRVTYTVNGNSGYVADVTYEGDATPRPYTPAPQYA